GTTTTTCTTCTGGTTTTGGAAAAGTAGATTCATCAAACTTTCTCATAGTTTTCATAAGCCATGGAACATGAGCATAATTAAAAACTGCAAATCTATCCGTATCTAAAGTAATCATTTTTTCTAGTGTTTTTCTAAAACTTTTTTTAGTTTGATGAGGAAGTCCATAAATTAAATCAGTATTTACAGAATGAATTCCTGCATCACGTGCAATTTTGATTACATTTTGTGTTAATTCAAAAGGTTGAATTCTATGAATAGTTTTTTGAACTTGTTCATCTAAATCTTGTACACCAAAACTTAATCTATTACAACCTCCAGCTTTTAAAACGTCCATATGCTCTTTTGTAAAGAATCTTGGATCAACTTCACATGAAACTTCAGCATCTGCTCTAAAATTTGGAAATACTTCTTTTACAGCATTTATAACCTCTTCTAGTTGCTTAGGAGAGAAAAAAGTTGGTGTTCCTCCACCAAAGTGCATTTGAGTAACTTCTCTGTTAGTATTCAAATGCTCTTTTAATATATTTAATTCTTTTTTTAAGTATGTAATATATTCAACTTTTTTTTCTTCTTTTGAAGTAAAAATAGTATTACATCCACAAAAATAACAAGCACTTCTACAAAATGGCATATGTATATAAATAGAGATTGCTCTATCATCACTTTGGTTTTTGTAGTAAGCTTTTAAATCATCTTGTGTAAATTCTTCACTAAACTCTGGAGCTGTTGGATATGATGTATATCTTGGTCCTGGTCTTGAATATTTTTCAAATTTTTTAAAATCAATCATATTAAGAGTTTCTCTTTCTATCTAACCAAACCATTACACCTTTTTGTGCATGTAGTCTGTTTTCTGCTTCTTCAAAAATTAAACTTTGAGAGCCTTCCATTACTTCCTCACTTACTTCGTAACCTCTGTATGCTGGTAAACAGTGTAAGAAAATAGCTTTATCTTGAGCTAAATTCATCATCTTTTGGTCAACAATATAACCATCAAAGTCTTTAAGTCTTTGCTCTTTTTCATCTTCTTGTCCCATTGAAACCCAAGTATCAGTTGTAACAACTGTTGCATCTTTTACCGCATCTTTAGGATTATTTCCAATAGTGATTTTAGCACCTGAAAGTTTTGCCATCTCTAAAGCTTTTTCTAAAATCTCAGCATTAACCTCGTAACCTTTAGGTGTTGCAATTCTAAGTTCAAATCCTATTTTTGCACATAAGTTTAACCATGAATGAGCAAGATTATTTCCATCACCTACATATGCTACTACTAAGTCTTTATCCAAACCTGCTTCTTGAATTGTCATATAATCAGCCATTAATTGAACTGGATGGTACTCTGTTGTTAAACCATTTATTACAGGAACTTTTGAATACTTTGTAAATTCTTCAATTTTTTCATGTCCAAAAGTTCTAATCATAACCATATCTACCATACTTGAAATTACTCTTGAAGTATCACTTAAAGGTTCACCACGTCCAAGTTGTATATCATTTGATGAAAGGAAAAGTCCTACTCCACCTAATTGGTAAATACCAGTTTCAAAAGATACTCTAGTTCTTGTAGAACTTTTTTCAAATATCATTCCTAAAGTTTGCTTTGGCATATACTCTTTGAAGTCTTTGTTTTTAGTCTCTTCTTTGATTTGCTTAGCAAGTTCTAATATCTCAAGAATCTCTTCTTTTGTATAATCTGCTAATGTTAAGAAATGTCTCATAATTATTTCCTCTGTAATTAATAAAAGCTGATATTCTATATGAATTAGCATTATTACTAACTTAAATTTGACTTTATTTAAATAAAAGTTTAGAGATTTAGGTAATAAAAAACTCAATAAAAAGCCCATATAATGACACTTTTGTGACAAATTGTGTTATTTGGGATTAAGAAAATCTCATCTATACTTACGAATATTTTTAAGGAAAAGTAAATGATTGAAGAGATTTTAAAAAGAGATGGTTCAAAGCAAAAATTTGAAGCATATAAAATAGAAGATGTAATAAAAAATGCATTTAAAAGTGTTAATATTGTTTACTCACAAGCAGTTTTTTTTAATGTTATTGAGTTAATTAAACAAAAAAGAGTCGTAGCAGTTGAAGATATTCAAGATATTATTGAAAAAGAGTTATATAAAGCTAGATATTTTGAAGTAATGAAATCTTTTATTGTTTATAGACATTTACATAAAATACAAAGAGAACAAGTTTTACAACTTGAAACAGATACTACATATATAAATTCAAGTCAAACTATACAAGAGTATATAAATGGTTCTGACTGGCGTATTAAAGCCAATTCAAATACTGGATATTCACATGCGGGACTTATAAATAATAGTGCAGGAAAAGTTATTGCAAACTATTGGCTTGATAAAGTTTATTCAAAAGAAGAAGGATATGCACATAGAAATGCTGATTATCATATACATGATTTGGATTGTTTAAGTGGTTATTGTGCGGGTTGGTCTTTAAGGGTTTTACTTGATGAAGGTTTTAATGGTGTTAGAGGTAGAGTTGAAAGTTCTGCTCCAAAGCATTTTAGAGAAGCTTTAGGACAAATGGCAAACTTTTTGGGAATATTACAAAGTGAATGGGCAGGAGCTCAAGCTTTTTCTTCTTTTGATACTTATTTAGCACCTTATGTTTTTAAAGATAAACTCTCATACAGTGAAATAAAAAAAGCTGTTAGATCATTTATTTATAATTTAAATGTTCCAGCACGTTGGGGACAAAGCCCTTTTACAAATATTACAATTGATTGGACAGTTCCACAAGATTTAAAAGATCAAATTCCTACTTCAAATCAAGAACATCTATTAAAAGATGTTAAAGATGATGAACTATTAGAAGCAATTAAACAAAAAGGCTACTCTACTTTTGAGCAATTAACATACAAAGATTTTCAAAAAGAGATGAATCTTATTAACAAAGCTTATTATGAAGTAATGACTCAAGGTGATAAAACAGGTCAACCTTTTACTTTCCCAATTCCAACAGTAAATATTACAGAAGATTTTGATTGGTATGGTGAAAATACTGATATATTATTTGAAAACACTGCAAAAATAGGGTCTTCATATTTTCAGAATTTTATTGGAAGTCAATATATAAAAGATGAAAATGGAAAACTAATACCAAATGATAAGGCATATAAACCAGGTCATGTAAGATCAATGTGTTGCAGATTACAGCTTGACTTAAGAGAGTTACTAAAACGTGGTGGTGGTCTTTTTGGAAGTGCTGAAATGACAGGAAGTATTGGTGTTGTAACTATAAATATGGCTAGACTTGGCTTTTTATATAAGCAAGATATTAATGGTTTATTAAAAAGATTAGAAGAGTTAATGTTTTTAGCTAAATCAACACTAGAGAAAAAAAGAGTATTTGTTCAAGATATGTATGATAGAGGACTTTTCCCTTATACACAAAGATATCTACCTGGCTTTAATAATCATTTCTCAACAATTGGTGTAAATGGTATGAATGAGATGATTAAAAACTACTTTGAAAATGACACTGATTTATCAAGTGAACTTGGAAATACTTTTTGTAGTGAAATTTTAGATTTTATGAGAGATAAAATGATTGAGTTTCAAGAAGAAACTGGAAATCTTTATAATCTTGAAGCAACACCTGCTGAAGGGACTACTTATAGGTTCGCAAAAGAAGATAAAAAAAGATATGAAAATATTATTCAAGCAGGTAGCGAAGATAATATTTATTATACAAATTCATCACAATTACCAGTAGATTTTACTGATGATCCTTTTGAAGCCTTAAGCTTACAAGATGAACTACAGTGTAAATACACAGGAGGAACAGTTTTACATCTTTATATGAATGAAAAATTGTCTTCAATAGATGCTTGTAGAAAATTTGTAAAAAATACAATTTCTAATTTTAAATTACCATATATAACAGTTACACCGCTATTTTCAGTATGTGAAAAACATGGTTACTTAAATGGAGAACATGAATTTTGCCCAAAATGTGATGAAGAAATCTTAGCAAAGGAGAAAAGTAATGAACAAACAAGAAGTGCTTGATGCAAATGAAAATAAAAGAACAAGATGTATGGTTTATACAAGAGTTATGGGTTATCACAGACCTGTTGAGAGTTTTAATATTGGAAAAAAAGCTGAACATAAACAAAGAGTAAAATTTGTTGAATCAAAGAATTGTTTATAATCTAACTAAGTTTACAACAACTGATTACGTAGGACACTTGTCTTGCGTAATTTGGTTTATAAAGTGTAACTTTAGATGTGAGTATTGCTATAACGATGATTTAGTTTACTCTAAAACTGGTAACTACTCATTAGATGAATGCTTAGAGTTTTTAAAAACTAGAGTAGGGTTATTAGATGCAGTTGTATTATCAGGTGGTGAAGCTAGTATTCATAATTTAGTTGATTTTTGTATTGAGCTTAAAAAGCTTGGCTTTAAAATTAAACTAGATACAAATGGAACAAACCCAAAACAAATAAAAAAATTAATTTCTTTAAATTTGATTGATTATATGGCCATTGATTTTAAAGCAACAAAAGAAAAGTTTTATGAAATTACTAAAACTAATATGTATGATGAATATATAAAAACTATAAAATATTTAATAAAAATTAACTTTGATTTTGAAATTAGAACGACGGTCCATTCACAACTTTTAAACAGTGATGATATAAATGAGATGATTACTGTATTAGAAAATATTGGATATAAAAATACTTATTATTTACAAAACTTTTTACAAACCCCTACAAATATAGGAGATATTAAAGAAGAAAGTATATTTAATAAAGATGATATTAAATCAAATACTTTAAATATTACTTGGAGAAATTAAATAACCCTGACCAGAAGCATTTTGTATTAAGTCTCTTGAAGTTTTTAGTCTTAATCTTTTTATAAAGGTTCTAAGCCTTTCATCATTTACTTCTTCTTCCCAAATCGTTTCTTTTATTGTTGAAGCTTCTACAACTTCATTTTGATGTTTTAATAATAAGTAAAAAAACTCTTTTTCTCTTTTCGTTAAACTTATCAATACCCCGTCCTTATACAATGTAGTGGAATTATTATCAAAAACAAAACCATCTTTTAATTTAACTTTTCTTCGTTTATTTAATGTTGGTGCAATTTTATTAATATGCTCTAATACCTCATCAGGATCAAAAGGCTTTATAAAATATTTATTTATTCCTATATCAATAGCTTTTAGCAGTTTTTCTTTATCTGAATGTGCACTTAGAACAATAATTGGAGTTAATTCATCTATTTCTTTTATTAAAATAGTCATTTCTAAGCCATCAGTTATTGGCATCATAATATCTGTTATTACAATATCAGGTTTATTTGTCTTAAATCTTTTTAAACCCTCTTGCGCGTCTTTTGCAATAAATACTTTATGAAAGTAATCATTTAATGCATCTTTTAATAAACTTGCAATTTTAACTTCATCTTCAACAATTAGTATTTTTAGTGTTTTTAATAAGTTTAAATTCATTTTCAAATTATCTTACTTTAATTATTTGGTATTAAAATACTAAATTTTGAACCATCTTTAATATTTTTATGTTCTATTCTTCCATTTAAACTTTTTTCAATAATCATCTTTGACATAAAAAGTCCTAACCCTATACCTTGTGATTTATGTTTACTAGTAAAATAAGGTTCGAATATTTTATCAATAGATTCTTTATTTATTCCTAAAGCATTATCTTCTACATAAATACAAGCATAATTTATATTATCAATAATTTCATCTTTTAAAACTATACTGATTTTTTTATTTATAATGTTATTAACAATAAATGCATCTTTTGCATTTTGAATTAGGTTTATGATAACTTGAACTAACTCATTTGATACCCCTAAAGCTTTACAATCTTCAAAAATAGTAATCTTAATATCAATTTGCTCTTGTATTATTACCTTATTTAATATATTTACAGCTTCGTTTATTGCATCTTTTATTATAAAAATTTCTTTATCTTTTTTAGGATTGAAAAAATTTGTAAAATCTTCTATTGTATTAGACATATTTTTTATTAAAGTAATGCTATCTTTGTAAAGCAAATCAACTTTTTGTTCATCTTTTTTTAATGATGCTTTTTTCATATTGTATAAAGTAAGATTTAACTCAGTTAAAGGTTGTCTCCATTGATGTGCTATATTTGCAATCATTTGACCAAGTGAAGCCATTCTTGATTGCATAAAGAGAATTTTCTGTTTTTCTTCTAAATCTTTTTGAAGTTGTTTTTCTTTTGTAACATCATATCTTATTGCTATAAACTCTTTTATATTTGCTTCATCATCTAAAATAGGAGTAATTGTAGTATTTAAATAAACAGTGTTGCCATTTTTACAAAGATTTTTAACAGTTGCCTTGTAAGATTGCTTTGAAAGTATTGTTTTCCATAATGCTTCAAAATCTGAACAGAGTGCATCTGGATGTCTTACTATATTATGGTTTTGACCTAGAAGTTCATCTCTTGTATATCCGCAGATTTTACAAAACTCATCATTTACAAAAGTGATAATTCCGTTAATATCAGTTTTTGATACTATATTTGAATTTTCAATTGCGTCTTGATAAGTATTGCTCATTTTATTTAACTATGCTTTTTTCATTAACTCACAAGCTTCTTTAGCATGGTAAGTTATGATTATATTTGCTCCAGCTCTTTTAAAGCCCATTAGAGTTTCCATCATAACTCTTTCATAATCAATTAAACCTGCTGCTCCTGCATTTTTAAGCATTGCATACTCTCCACTTACGTTATATACACATAATGGTAATTTTGTTTCATTTCTAATATCTCTAATTACATCTAAAAATGCAAGGGCTGGTTTAACCATTAAGATATCAGCACCTTCTTTTTCATCTTGTAATGATTCTTCAATAGCTTCAAGTCTATTTGCTGGATTCATTTGATAAGTTCTTCTATCTCCAAAAGATGGTGTTGATTCAGCAACATCTCTAAATGGTCCATAATAACCACTTGCAAATTTAGTTGAATAAGCCATAATAGGTAAGTTTTCATATCCATTCTCATCTAATGCAGTTCTAAGTGTTGTGATAATTCCATCCATCATTCCTGAAGGTGCAATCATATCAGCACCTGCTTTTGCATGTACTATTGCTTGTTGAGCTGAAATTTCTAATGTTTTATCATTATCAACTGTTTGTGTTTTAGGATCTAGTATTCCACAATGTCCATGGTCTGTATATTCACAAAAACATAAATCAGTTACAACAAACATTTGAGGGAACTTTTCTTTTATAGCTCTTATTGTTCTAGAAATAATACTTTCATTACATAAACACTCACTTCCTACTGAATCTTTTACATCAGGAATTGCAAAAAGGATAATTGATTTTAAATCAATACTAATTAAGTACTCACACTCTTTTAGTATTTCATCAATACTCATTTGAAATACTCCAGGCATTGAAGATACTTCATTTTTAATGCCAACTCCTTCGCGTACAAACAGTGGATATATAAAGTCATCTGGTGTAACTGTAGTTTCTTGCACTAGATTTCTTAAAGTTTCATTTATTCTTAGTCTTCTAAATCGTTTAAACATTCTATTTACCTCTTTTGGTTATAATCTGCGAATTATAACAATAATAAGGTTTAAAGACAATGAATATAATACAATCAAATATTGCAAACCTGCCTACAAAACATGGAAATTTTAGAATAAAAGCTTATACACAGGACAATCAAGAACATTTAGCAATTATGAGTGAGGATTTTGAAAATATACAAATACCTTATGTACGAGTTCACTCAGAATGCTTAACAGGTGATGCACTAGGAAGTTTAAAGTGTGATTGCCAGAATCAATTAAATTTATCATTAGATTTTATAGGGGAAAATGGTGGTTTAGTAATATACCATAGACAAGAAGGAAGAAACATAGGCTTACTAAATAAAGTGAATGCTTATTGTTTACAAGATAAAGGTAGAAATACTATAGAAGCTAACTTAGAGTTAGGCTTTAAAGAAGATGAGAGAAATTATAAAATAGTAAAACATATTTTTAATGATTTAAATATCAAAAAAATTAAACTAATTACTAATAACCCTCATAAAATAGAATATATAAAAAGTATTGGGGTTGAAATAGTTGAAAGAATTCCTGCTATTACAGAGGTTAATAAACACAATATTGATTACCTAAATACAAAAAAAGATCAAATGGGGCATATGCTGTAATGAACTTACAAGAACTTTTAGAACAAAACGATTTTAGTTTTGATAGTAAATTTTACAAAGATTGTAATATCTTTGTAGGATTATTACAACAATGGGGTAAAGTTCATAATTTAAGTGGACGATTAAGTACTGAAGATATTAATGAAAATATTTTAGATTCGATATATCCTTTAAAATTTATTGCAGAATATAAAAGCTTTGCAGATATAGGAACAGGGGCTGGTTATCCTGGACTTTTACTAGCTATTGCAAATAGAGACTGTAAAGCTTATTTAATAGAACCAAGAGTTAAGAGAGTTGCATTTCTAAATTTTGTAAAAGCTTCTTTAAAACTTGATAATCTAACTGTAATTTGTGATAGAGTTGAGAAGGTAGAAGATTTAAAAGTAGATTTGATTACTTCAAGAGCTGTTACAAATACAGCACTTTTATTAGATATTACAAAAAATATTATTAACGAGAATCCTTCATATTTATTTTATAAAGGTAGCATGTTAAACGAAGAATTAGAAGTAGCAAAAGTTAATCAAAATTATAAAATAGTCAATAGAAATGATAGAAACTATTTATATATAAAAGGTAAGTAATGATTTTAAAAATATTAGCAATAGCGGCAGTTTTATTTTTAGTATATATAATCTTTTTTAAGAAGAACAGAGAAAAAGATATTATAAAAAAGAAAGATGTTAAATATGAAGATGAAATGGTTGAATGTCCAACATGTAAAACATATATTTCAACAAAAGAATCAATTGTAAGTAATGGAAAATATTACTGTTCAAAAGATTGTTTAGCTAATAAATAGGAGTTTGTATGATACTTATTGGGGATAAACTTATTCCATTTGATGATTTAGTAAACATTTCTTCTCTTGAAGAAATAAAAAACACTAAAGCAAATAGTATTATTTCATTTCGTTACAACGAAAATTTATTGACTTATTCATCGAAAAATGAACTTGATTTTGCAGTAGTAATTAAATCAATTAAAGAAGCAATTTATGCAAACTGTTTAAATGCTAGGTATATAATTTGTCAAAAAGATTTAAGTAAAGATGTACAAAAAATAGCAGACAATTATATGTTTGATTCTAAAGTATTAGCTATTATAGAATCTTGTGATGAAATAGAAGAAATAGCACAAAATGAAATAGATGGAATCATCTATAAAGAAATAATAAAATAAGCAAATCTTAATAATTAAGAGATTTTTAGATAAAATGTCTGCTTTTATTAAGAAAATATTAGGATAAATATGAAAGATATATTAGATACAGTAATACTTATTATGTTTATAATTATGGTAGCAATGTTTATCATTAATTTTAATAGACAACAAATCAAGAAACATACAGATAAAGTTGAAGAAAACGAAAAAAGAAACAAACAGAAGGAAACTATAGATGAATAAACCATTACTAATTGAAATTGGTGTAGAAGAATTACCAGCCATTCCATTTTTAAAAGAGTTACCAAATATTGAAAAAAAATGGTCGGATATATTAGAAAAGAATAGATTATTATGTGATTTTGAATTTTATTATACTCCAAGAAGATTAGTATTATGGCATAAAGAGTTTCAATTAGCTCAAGAAGATTCAGTAGTTGAACAATTTGGAGCTCCTGTTAAAATAGCTTTTAAAGATGGTGAACCAACAGGTGCTGCACTTGGATTTGCTAAAAAATGTGGTGTTGATGTTTCAGAACTTGATAGAATTGATCAAGGTAAAGGTGAAGTTCTTTACTTTAAAAAAGAAGTAAAAGGAAGTGCTGCAAAAGATTTACTAAACGATATGGTAAATGAATTTATGAAATCACTTAACTTTGGAAAATCTATGAGATGGGGAGATAGAAGTGATTCTTTCATTAGACCTATTAGATCTTTATCTATTGTATTAGATCATGAAGTAGTTGAGGGTGAATTATTTGGTGTTAAATCATCAAACTTCTCATTTGCTCATAGAATGGTTTCTTATGAGCCATTCTCATACTCTTTTGCAGGTGATTATTTTGCTAAACTTGATAACAATGGTGTTATTTTATATCCTGATGAAAGAAAAGAAAGAATTCTTTCTCAAATGAAAGATATAGAAACAAAACACGGTGTTAAAATTGATATTGATGAAGAACTACTTGAAGAAGTAGTTGCTATTACTGAATATCCAACTGCTTTAATTGGTAAGTTTGATTTAGAGTTTCTTGAGCTTCCTGAAGAAGTAATTGTAACATCTATGAAAGAACACCAAAGATACTTTGCAGTTTATAAAGATGGTGTTTTAACAAACAATTTTATTGTTGTATCAAATTCTAAAACAGAAGACTTTGGATTTATTATTGAAGGTAATGAAAAAGTATTAAGACCAAGACTTGCTGATGGAATGTTCTTTTACAAAAACGATATTGCAAATGGGTTATCTAATGAAGGACTTAAAAAGCTTACTTTTGTTGAAGGTTTAGGTTCAATGTATGAAAAATCTCAACGTGAAGCAAAAATTGCAAATCATTTAGCTATTTTATTTGACGAAGAAAAGAAAGAATTAATTGAAAAAGCTGTAATGCTTTCAAAAGCTGATCTTATGTCAGAAATGGTATTTGAATTTACTGAACTTCAAGGTTTAATGGGTTACTACTATGCAAAACTAGCAGGTGAAGATGAAGCAGTATACACAGCACTAAAAGAGCAATATTTACCTGATGGTGAAGACTCAGAACTTCCATCAAGTACTTTCTCTTCAATTATTGCACTTTCATATAAACTTGATAACTTAATGGGATTATTCTCTGTTGGAAAAATTCCAACAGGTTCAAAAGATCCATTTGGTCTAAGACGTGCATCTGCAGGTATTGTAAAAATTGCAATTGAGCATAAATTACCAATAGACTTATCAAAAATCATTGATGCATTAGCTTCTAATTATGAAGGTTTAGATAAAAAACAATTAGTTGAATTCTTTAATGATAGACTATTTAAAATCTTTGAAGTTAATCCTTCTGTTTTAAAAGCAGTTTTAGGAAGTGGTGAAACTGACATTTACGAGATTTCACAAAAATTATGTGCTTTAAATCCAATTGTACAAAGTGATTCATTTAAAGAGTATTCTTCAACATTTAAAAGAGTTGCAAATATCATTAAAGATGTTAACTTAGATGTTACTTTAACTATTAATGAATCATTACTAGAAGATGATGCAGAAAAAGAGCTTGTGTCTAAATACAATGAAGTAACTTCAAAATCATATGTTACATATGATGAAGAACTAGAAGCATTATTTGCAATGAAGCCTGAACTTGATACTTTCTTTGAAAAAGT
This sequence is a window from Poseidonibacter parvus. Protein-coding genes within it:
- the hemB gene encoding porphobilinogen synthase, whose protein sequence is MFKRFRRLRINETLRNLVQETTVTPDDFIYPLFVREGVGIKNEVSSMPGVFQMSIDEILKECEYLISIDLKSIILFAIPDVKDSVGSECLCNESIISRTIRAIKEKFPQMFVVTDLCFCEYTDHGHCGILDPKTQTVDNDKTLEISAQQAIVHAKAGADMIAPSGMMDGIITTLRTALDENGYENLPIMAYSTKFASGYYGPFRDVAESTPSFGDRRTYQMNPANRLEAIEESLQDEKEGADILMVKPALAFLDVIRDIRNETKLPLCVYNVSGEYAMLKNAGAAGLIDYERVMMETLMGFKRAGANIIITYHAKEACELMKKA
- the ribA gene encoding GTP cyclohydrolase II, with the protein product MNIIQSNIANLPTKHGNFRIKAYTQDNQEHLAIMSEDFENIQIPYVRVHSECLTGDALGSLKCDCQNQLNLSLDFIGENGGLVIYHRQEGRNIGLLNKVNAYCLQDKGRNTIEANLELGFKEDERNYKIVKHIFNDLNIKKIKLITNNPHKIEYIKSIGVEIVERIPAITEVNKHNIDYLNTKKDQMGHML
- the rsmG gene encoding 16S rRNA (guanine(527)-N(7))-methyltransferase RsmG, whose product is MNLQELLEQNDFSFDSKFYKDCNIFVGLLQQWGKVHNLSGRLSTEDINENILDSIYPLKFIAEYKSFADIGTGAGYPGLLLAIANRDCKAYLIEPRVKRVAFLNFVKASLKLDNLTVICDRVEKVEDLKVDLITSRAVTNTALLLDITKNIINENPSYLFYKGSMLNEELEVAKVNQNYKIVNRNDRNYLYIKGK
- the argF gene encoding ornithine carbamoyltransferase; the protein is MRHFLTLADYTKEEILEILELAKQIKEETKNKDFKEYMPKQTLGMIFEKSSTRTRVSFETGIYQLGGVGLFLSSNDIQLGRGEPLSDTSRVISSMVDMVMIRTFGHEKIEEFTKYSKVPVINGLTTEYHPVQLMADYMTIQEAGLDKDLVVAYVGDGNNLAHSWLNLCAKIGFELRIATPKGYEVNAEILEKALEMAKLSGAKITIGNNPKDAVKDATVVTTDTWVSMGQEDEKEQRLKDFDGYIVDQKMMNLAQDKAIFLHCLPAYRGYEVSEEVMEGSQSLIFEEAENRLHAQKGVMVWLDRKRNS
- a CDS encoding response regulator transcription factor translates to MNLNLLKTLKILIVEDEVKIASLLKDALNDYFHKVFIAKDAQEGLKRFKTNKPDIVITDIMMPITDGLEMTILIKEIDELTPIIVLSAHSDKEKLLKAIDIGINKYFIKPFDPDEVLEHINKIAPTLNKRRKVKLKDGFVFDNNSTTLYKDGVLISLTKREKEFFYLLLKHQNEVVEASTIKETIWEEEVNDERLRTFIKRLRLKTSRDLIQNASGQGYLISPSNI
- a CDS encoding ribonucleoside triphosphate reductase; translation: MIEEILKRDGSKQKFEAYKIEDVIKNAFKSVNIVYSQAVFFNVIELIKQKRVVAVEDIQDIIEKELYKARYFEVMKSFIVYRHLHKIQREQVLQLETDTTYINSSQTIQEYINGSDWRIKANSNTGYSHAGLINNSAGKVIANYWLDKVYSKEEGYAHRNADYHIHDLDCLSGYCAGWSLRVLLDEGFNGVRGRVESSAPKHFREALGQMANFLGILQSEWAGAQAFSSFDTYLAPYVFKDKLSYSEIKKAVRSFIYNLNVPARWGQSPFTNITIDWTVPQDLKDQIPTSNQEHLLKDVKDDELLEAIKQKGYSTFEQLTYKDFQKEMNLINKAYYEVMTQGDKTGQPFTFPIPTVNITEDFDWYGENTDILFENTAKIGSSYFQNFIGSQYIKDENGKLIPNDKAYKPGHVRSMCCRLQLDLRELLKRGGGLFGSAEMTGSIGVVTINMARLGFLYKQDINGLLKRLEELMFLAKSTLEKKRVFVQDMYDRGLFPYTQRYLPGFNNHFSTIGVNGMNEMIKNYFENDTDLSSELGNTFCSEILDFMRDKMIEFQEETGNLYNLEATPAEGTTYRFAKEDKKRYENIIQAGSEDNIYYTNSSQLPVDFTDDPFEALSLQDELQCKYTGGTVLHLYMNEKLSSIDACRKFVKNTISNFKLPYITVTPLFSVCEKHGYLNGEHEFCPKCDEEILAKEKSNEQTRSA
- the hemN gene encoding oxygen-independent coproporphyrinogen III oxidase, producing the protein MIDFKKFEKYSRPGPRYTSYPTAPEFSEEFTQDDLKAYYKNQSDDRAISIYIHMPFCRSACYFCGCNTIFTSKEEKKVEYITYLKKELNILKEHLNTNREVTQMHFGGGTPTFFSPKQLEEVINAVKEVFPNFRADAEVSCEVDPRFFTKEHMDVLKAGGCNRLSFGVQDLDEQVQKTIHRIQPFELTQNVIKIARDAGIHSVNTDLIYGLPHQTKKSFRKTLEKMITLDTDRFAVFNYAHVPWLMKTMRKFDESTFPKPEEKLEMLKDTIDFFTSNGYKMVGMDHFAKPEDELFKAIEKGELHRNFQGYTTKGGADLIGIGLTSIGNGVDYYAQNFKDIPTYEAALDNGDLPVFKGYRLSDDDQLRQFVIMELMSNFSLNIKRVEEQFNVNFKEYFADAIEALQEFVEAQLVEISDEKIQVSQTGTMLIRNICMPFDAYLNKIPEDKRRFSKTI
- a CDS encoding PAS domain-containing sensor histidine kinase → MSNTYQDAIENSNIVSKTDINGIITFVNDEFCKICGYTRDELLGQNHNIVRHPDALCSDFEALWKTILSKQSYKATVKNLCKNGNTVYLNTTITPILDDEANIKEFIAIRYDVTKEKQLQKDLEEKQKILFMQSRMASLGQMIANIAHQWRQPLTELNLTLYNMKKASLKKDEQKVDLLYKDSITLIKNMSNTIEDFTNFFNPKKDKEIFIIKDAINEAVNILNKVIIQEQIDIKITIFEDCKALGVSNELVQVIINLIQNAKDAFIVNNIINKKISIVLKDEIIDNINYACIYVEDNALGINKESIDKIFEPYFTSKHKSQGIGLGLFMSKMIIEKSLNGRIEHKNIKDGSKFSILIPNN
- a CDS encoding anaerobic ribonucleoside-triphosphate reductase activating protein produces the protein MNQRIVYNLTKFTTTDYVGHLSCVIWFIKCNFRCEYCYNDDLVYSKTGNYSLDECLEFLKTRVGLLDAVVLSGGEASIHNLVDFCIELKKLGFKIKLDTNGTNPKQIKKLISLNLIDYMAIDFKATKEKFYEITKTNMYDEYIKTIKYLIKINFDFEIRTTVHSQLLNSDDINEMITVLENIGYKNTYYLQNFLQTPTNIGDIKEESIFNKDDIKSNTLNITWRN
- a CDS encoding PP0621 family protein, whose product is MILKILAIAAVLFLVYIIFFKKNREKDIIKKKDVKYEDEMVECPTCKTYISTKESIVSNGKYYCSKDCLANK
- the nrdD gene encoding anaerobic ribonucleoside-triphosphate reductase, translated to MNKQEVLDANENKRTRCMVYTRVMGYHRPVESFNIGKKAEHKQRVKFVESKNCL